In Amycolatopsis solani, a single window of DNA contains:
- a CDS encoding 4Fe-4S dicluster domain-containing protein, translating into MSIEDRLSGPLPDVAGEAGHAGHPPRVGFFTDTSVCIGCKACEVACKEWNAVPEDGLDLLGMSFDNTGALGANTWRHVAFVEQPHPPSGPSTAPPPATAEDLGMPSFDLPGAKTGADGRTDFRWLMASDVCKHCTHAGCLDVCPTGALFRTEFGSVVVQQDICNGCGYCVSGCPYGVIDRRPDDGRAQKCTLCYDRLHDGLEPACAKACPTDSIQFGELDELRERAAHRVEQLHERGVTEARLYGHDPTDGVGGTGAFFLLLDEPEVYGLPPDPVVPTRELPAMWKYAGVAASALLAAAVAAFGGRRR; encoded by the coding sequence GTGAGTATCGAAGACCGGCTGTCCGGCCCGCTGCCGGACGTCGCCGGGGAAGCCGGGCACGCCGGGCACCCGCCGCGGGTGGGGTTCTTCACCGACACGTCGGTGTGCATCGGCTGCAAGGCCTGCGAAGTGGCCTGCAAGGAGTGGAACGCCGTCCCCGAAGACGGGCTGGACCTGCTCGGGATGTCGTTCGACAACACCGGCGCGCTGGGCGCGAACACCTGGCGGCACGTGGCTTTCGTCGAGCAGCCGCACCCGCCGAGCGGGCCGTCCACCGCTCCCCCGCCGGCCACTGCCGAGGACCTCGGCATGCCGTCGTTCGACCTGCCGGGCGCGAAGACCGGGGCCGACGGGCGGACCGACTTCCGCTGGCTGATGGCGTCGGACGTGTGCAAGCACTGCACCCACGCCGGCTGCCTCGACGTCTGCCCGACGGGCGCGCTGTTCCGCACCGAGTTCGGCTCGGTCGTGGTGCAGCAGGACATCTGCAACGGCTGCGGCTACTGCGTTTCCGGCTGCCCGTACGGCGTCATCGACCGGCGGCCGGACGACGGGCGCGCGCAGAAGTGCACGCTCTGCTACGACCGGCTGCACGACGGCCTCGAACCGGCCTGCGCCAAGGCGTGCCCGACCGACTCCATCCAGTTCGGCGAGCTCGACGAGCTGCGCGAGCGGGCCGCCCACCGCGTCGAGCAGCTGCACGAACGCGGCGTCACCGAGGCCCGGCTCTACGGGCACGACCCCACCGACGGGGTCGGCGGCACCGGCGCGTTCTTCCTGCTGCTGGACGAACCCGAGGTCTACGGCCTGCCGCCGGACCCGGTGGTGCCGACCCGCGAACTGCCCG